One Periophthalmus magnuspinnatus isolate fPerMag1 chromosome 8, fPerMag1.2.pri, whole genome shotgun sequence genomic window carries:
- the prpsap2 gene encoding phosphoribosyl pyrophosphate synthase-associated protein 2 isoform X2, with the protein MEMLIMVYACRTSCARSITGVLPYFPYSKQCKMRKRGSIVSKLIASMMCKAGLTHLITMDLHQKEIQGFFNIPVDNLRASPFLLQYIQEEIPDYRNAVIVAKSPASAKRAQSFAERLRLGIAVIHGEAQDAESDQVDGRHSPPTVKTTGAIHPSMEIPLLIPKEKPPITVVGDVGGRIAIIVDDIIDDVDSFVAAAETLKERGAYKIYVMATHGLLSSEAPRFIEESAIDEVVVTNTIPHELQKLQCPKIKTVDISMILSEAIRRIHNGESMSYLFRNIGVDD; encoded by the exons ATGGAGATGCTGATCATGGTGTATGCGTGTCGGACGTCCTGTGCCCGCAGCATCACTGGAGTGCTTCCCTACTTCCCCTACAGCAAGCAGTGCAAGATGAGGAAGAGGGGCTCCATCGTGTCCAAGCTCATCGCCTCCATGATGTGTAAAGCAG GCCTGACGCACCTGATCACCATGGACCTCCATCAGAAAGAAATCCAGGGCTTTTTCAACATTCCAGTGGACAATCTGAGAGCATCACCCTTCctgctgcagtacatccaaGAGGAA ATTCCTGACTATAGAAATGCAGTGATAGTGGCCAAATCCCCAGCTTCTGCCAAAAG GGCTCAGTCTTTTGCTGAGCGTCTGCGTTTGGGCATTGCTGTGATCCATGGTGAAGCACAGGATGCAGAGTCGGACCAGGTGGATGGGCGACACTCTCCTCCCACTGTCAAAACCACTGGAGCCATCCACCCCAGCATGGAGATCCCAT TGCTGATCCCCAAAGAGAAGCCTCCCATTACTGTGGTAGGGGATGTAGGAGGACGCATCGCCATCATAGTG gaCGATATCATCGATGATGTGGACAGTTTTGTGGCTGCAGCAGAGACTTTAAAGGAGCGGGGAGCCTACAAAATCTACGTCATGGCCACTCATGGTCTGCTGTCCTCGGAGGCACCACGCTTCATCGAGGAGTCTGCTATAGATGAG GTGGTGGTAACCAACACGATCCCCCACGAGCTACAGAAACTCCAGTGTCCAAAGATTAAGACTGTGGACATCAGTATGATCCTGTCTGAGGCCATTCGCCGCATTCATAATGGAGAGTCCATGTCCTACCTGTTCCGCAACATTGGCGTGGAtgactaa
- the prpsap2 gene encoding phosphoribosyl pyrophosphate synthase-associated protein 2 isoform X1, with product MNHTKGGLVIFTANSHPSSRELGKRISERLGVELGKVQVYQEANRETRVQIQESVRGKDVFVIQTVSKDVNTTIMEMLIMVYACRTSCARSITGVLPYFPYSKQCKMRKRGSIVSKLIASMMCKAGLTHLITMDLHQKEIQGFFNIPVDNLRASPFLLQYIQEEIPDYRNAVIVAKSPASAKRAQSFAERLRLGIAVIHGEAQDAESDQVDGRHSPPTVKTTGAIHPSMEIPLLIPKEKPPITVVGDVGGRIAIIVDDIIDDVDSFVAAAETLKERGAYKIYVMATHGLLSSEAPRFIEESAIDEVVVTNTIPHELQKLQCPKIKTVDISMILSEAIRRIHNGESMSYLFRNIGVDD from the exons ATGAACCACACCAAGGGAGGCCTGGTCATCTTCACTGCCAACTCGCACCCATCGAGCCGCGAGCTGGGAAAAAGGATATCTGA GCGGTTAGGGGTGGAACTGGGCAAGGTGCAGGTCTACCAGGAGGCCAACAGAG agacgcGGGTCCAGATCCAGGAGTCTGTGCGAGGAAAAGATGTGTTTGTGATCCAAACTGTGTCCAA GGATGTGAACACCACCATAATGGAGATGCTGATCATGGTGTATGCGTGTCGGACGTCCTGTGCCCGCAGCATCACTGGAGTGCTTCCCTACTTCCCCTACAGCAAGCAGTGCAAGATGAGGAAGAGGGGCTCCATCGTGTCCAAGCTCATCGCCTCCATGATGTGTAAAGCAG GCCTGACGCACCTGATCACCATGGACCTCCATCAGAAAGAAATCCAGGGCTTTTTCAACATTCCAGTGGACAATCTGAGAGCATCACCCTTCctgctgcagtacatccaaGAGGAA ATTCCTGACTATAGAAATGCAGTGATAGTGGCCAAATCCCCAGCTTCTGCCAAAAG GGCTCAGTCTTTTGCTGAGCGTCTGCGTTTGGGCATTGCTGTGATCCATGGTGAAGCACAGGATGCAGAGTCGGACCAGGTGGATGGGCGACACTCTCCTCCCACTGTCAAAACCACTGGAGCCATCCACCCCAGCATGGAGATCCCAT TGCTGATCCCCAAAGAGAAGCCTCCCATTACTGTGGTAGGGGATGTAGGAGGACGCATCGCCATCATAGTG gaCGATATCATCGATGATGTGGACAGTTTTGTGGCTGCAGCAGAGACTTTAAAGGAGCGGGGAGCCTACAAAATCTACGTCATGGCCACTCATGGTCTGCTGTCCTCGGAGGCACCACGCTTCATCGAGGAGTCTGCTATAGATGAG GTGGTGGTAACCAACACGATCCCCCACGAGCTACAGAAACTCCAGTGTCCAAAGATTAAGACTGTGGACATCAGTATGATCCTGTCTGAGGCCATTCGCCGCATTCATAATGGAGAGTCCATGTCCTACCTGTTCCGCAACATTGGCGTGGAtgactaa